In the genome of Malaya genurostris strain Urasoe2022 unplaced genomic scaffold, Malgen_1.1 HiC_scaffold_59, whole genome shotgun sequence, the window AATGGTGGAAAAGTGTTCTATTTGCGAAATGTATCAGCGAGCAAATCAAACGCATACAATCATAAACAATGAAGTTCCATCGTTGCCGTTTGAATTGGTGGGTTCAGACATTTTCTACTTTGAAGGAGATGAGTACTTGATGATAGCAGATAGTTACTCGGGATACTTTGACTTTGCCATATTGAAAGAATCAACGACTAAAGAAGTAGtgaaacaattaaaacattggTTCTCAGTGCACGGAATTCCAAGGGTATTGTACACGGACAACGGACCACAATTTGCTTCGAGTGATTTCAAAAAATTTAGCCAAGCATGGTCATTTGATCACACTACTTCTAGCCCGCACTTTCCAAGACGTAATGGGCTTTcagaaaaatttgttcaaaCATCGAAAAACTTATTGAAAAGATGTTCGCAGGATGGCTCCGATATCCAGATGGCATTATTGTTGTGCAGAAACACCCCTAGAGACGAACGATTGAAATCAGCTAATCAAAGATTGATGGGACGCATTTTAAGAACCACTTTGCCAAGTAGTGAAGAGTAGTGAATTACCCCTATATATTACTACACATTCATTTACTGTAACACACATACATGTATCATATCTTAGAGAATAAAGCCAGTTGATTAATGATGCCCAAAGGAGACACACTCATTCTCTTACAGAGTCTAACACTACGCCTAAATCTCGCACAATTTAACATTTTTGTGCAGGTtggtttcctagatgtatgtctatagataaggtttcatttttcctactgaatgtTAATGAACTGCATTTTTTTACATCGAGCCTGAGTAGACTTTTCCTGCACCAAACGTGGAATAGAtttatttcgttctggaatattgcgGCGTCGTTAATGATTctgatttccatgaagagtCATATGTCGTCAGCATATATAAGAACTTTTAGATGTAATcatagaaaacctgttttaatccacctagtggtgtaatgatgcctttctcatgtataatattgtggtattctatttaaaaatttgttcttctatttttgcaagaaaccaaaagattgtttgtgcattaactagtataacattatatatacttccagcaccggaacccgagaaccggtataatcgaattcGGCTCGTACGGTCACCAACTAACATAACGTTCAAACTTCACTATTTTTATACGATTTGGCATCGTACTccaaacgacggtttaaatttttgttgaacccaaaaatatgcagtaatttttggaaggcccataagacctttcatttagtcctaagattgggaataacggtttagagtccagtttacaacattttttacggtttttgttccgccggtttaagtgacggtgtacaatattgaacacactttaccctaaaactccggaaccggaattcacatccggatgaaattcaggaattccatatgggaccacgagacctttcatttgaatctaagtttgtgaaaatcggtcaaaccatcgctgagaaaagtgagtgagatccattttggtatatatgaccacaatttccggtacttccggaaccggataccgggaaccaggagagccggaatcggtttgtttagttgcctactgataatgactatcgatttgtgtagttatgagaccagtttagaaatttttttacgttttttgtttcgccggtttaagtgacggtgtacaatattgaacacactttaccctataactccggaaccggaagtcggatccggatgaaattcaggaattccgtatgggaccacgagacctttcatttgaatctaagtttgtcaaaatcggttcagccatctccgagaaaacctagtgagattatttgacacatacacacacacacacacacacacacacacacacacacacacacagacattgctcagctcgatgaactgagtcgaatggtatatgacacaccaattttcactagtcggtttttcaagtgattgcataacctttctatatgagaaaggcaaaaagttaaataaaaaaaatcagggttttaattttttttgataatttttatttcaaagctgttattaaaacctacagattgatggctatcccatccgtgccttttgaaaaatgaagaagttacagataaaacaatttacaaataCATTcgcaatttcaagttctcgttgaaagataatcgtttaaacagtagaactaacgtaactacgaAAAAAACGAAGtacctactgtttacaaccaacgtacgtaccggcgaattgcttacctaaattctacctgtttgcatcgtagaacagatatcagtttataacaaatctctttcgaaacaattaacagaaaccataattggaaaattaaaagctcaaaagtgcaaggttaaattgaataccacgttaagcatttgtgatcgctgtcgtagacgggcttataaggaaagtcatacgtcggaaacagaagggcagtcaacaacggaaccacaaccatccacatcgcaatacgattcagaggaagtaccttcagcagcttcaatcaactcagcatcttctgaagcatcaatcgcggcggagtattcaagagcacacaacattgaactctttaacaagggcatcgcaggaatcaacgtgtctccgatatcaacgaagaaaacccggaatgttaattatcctcgagaaaaatatttggatatttcaagaggtataaaaaagcaaatattcgggttCCCGGCGGAAGAAGAAGATCCAGAACTACTCgaaacgaaagcagcagagttggatgaagtgattactaaaatgatagagcagtttgctaagcctgattgcactaggaatgaaaaagtgcgtttgttgtcagtcttgccaaactcgtggtcaaaggagaaaatagccacccaattcaaggcgaacaaatacattgtgtcggaggcaagagaatcaacggacgaaaaaaaagccaagaaacaaacgggacgcagcaggaacgaaacgatagaaaacgaggtgcttcaatatttcaacagcgatgacgtcagcagagtaatgccgggatcaagagattgcgtcacagtcaaaatgaatggtaagtgtgaacgcaaacaaaaacgattgctttGTTCATCATTGGAAGAAATTTATTGGGTTATaagaaagaatttcaagatcgaaattagaaaaacttgtgactcatgattttttttaaatcagcaaTCTGATTGGGATTGCCATCAttatgtaggttttaataacagctttaaaataaaaatcatcaaaaaaaatttaaactctgattttttttatttaaccttTTCGGGTTATTTtgagaaacatttttttcagtgtatatttttttagagtgcccaatcgattccctacaacttctccctgaacgccatttttgtacaattaacggtttccgagttacaacgatttgaaaaaggcaatttttgtggaaTGCAAAAAAACATACGCCCCGTTTTTCGAAGTATGTACAATTTCTTGCTGAAATACGACTCTTTTTTTCTGCTGGTATCATTATCAGTggcaccagtgagcccaaatacacgaacacgCCtatcgtagtgtttcttctagagccccttcctctcatgtattttgttctcGGCGCATTTTTAGACAGTCCGACACACCTGGTTTCGGTCTTCACTCCGATGTATGCTTCCATCACCATCTCAAAGTcacgtgttacaatatcaacgTCACCAGCGAAGCTAAAAAGCTACATAGAATTTCGAAAGATCGTATCATTCAAATCGATCCCAGCTCCTCGAAACACACCTTCTATAGCAATATTAAACCCAAGACAAGACTACGTACCACATcattctatccatcgttgctttggccAAATGTATTATTTATGGGAATCAAATTTTAATTGTTAAGAATTGAgttgggtgttcagtcacaagcGGTGACTTTTAAGCCcttttatatacatgatttggtgatACCATTAAgatatcatttgcttccgcaattccgtgatttttttgtaagaaaaatTGTAAACCAACTTGTAATGTGTTATGAGTGAGGGAAAGGAACTTATAAAACAACTAACTAATATACAGAGCGATacaattcaattgaagattgcatctcgTGGTGAcattttgctttgctttgttAACGACCGAGATAACTAAATATCTGCTATAATAGACTTACCTAGAAAAGATTATTCTTACTGAGAAAATGCcgaaaaaatattgttggtGCTAATACTTTGCTGATACACCGTATTCGTTTATTGCCGGAAAGTAGTGCATTAAATGGAATTAGTAGCACAAGAGAAATATTTATCTTGATAGAACGAGATGAGCAGGAGATTGTGATTAGAGCGTAAAGGAAAGCAGTTGCATTTGAACTTTTATTCTAAGCATCGAAACTGAACATTTTTACTATAATTTCCAATGCAAGTAAAGTGAAGGTGCGTTcctaaaatgtgtgtgtgttgtttcCTCTCATTTATAGTTTTCTTCATTAATCAACAAGATCTCATAGATCCATCCGATACAGCTAAAACTCGTCCTTTTCAAAAGGATGGTAAGGATGGCCTGCAGCACTGAAAACATTAAACGGAAAATAATTAGAACCAATAGTCGTTGATGCCGCGTTTTATTAAGGCTACTAGAAAGCAGATAGCACAAGAAATTATTGCGAGCATAAACAAGTTAAAGTGTTGAAACATTAAACGATggtaaacaagaaacgaaataaCAGGATCAGAATGTGAaatatcaacaacaacaaaagcaAACAGTAATATTCACATGTTCACAAGGCAGCAGTTTTTCTTTCCACCAAAAACATCACACTTTTTTCCTTAAAATTCATCATTGAACGGATAGTGCGAACTGGTATCAGCGCTGTGACAACATTTCATTAGTTTAGAAGTGATTTAATCAAAATGAAGATCAGTTAAGAACAGTAGATCTTACCTGCTAATAGGCACCAGGCGTCCGTTGCAGTCGAAAGATGTTATAAGATTTAGGTCATCTTGGGTTAGCTCAAAGTTGAACACATCAAAGTTCGACTGAATGCGAGCTTTGGTGACCGACTTCGGAATGACGACATGACCTCGCTGAATTTGGTAACGAATCAAAATCTGGGCCGGTGTTTTGTTGTATTTCTTAGCTATGGCTACAATCTGTGCagtaagaaacaaaaaaaactagctACATCAAGGtaatgtttgaagatcaaaATTTATACTTTTGGATCTTCCATCAGTAGCGGATCTCCAGCTTTTGCCCAAGGACGATTGGGCGATCCCAGTGGGCTGTACGCCGTGATGACAATATCCCGACTAACGCAAAATGCCGACAATTTAGACTGGGCCAAATAGGGATGACACTCCACTTGATTCGTTACTGGTTTTATCTTAGCAATGGCCAGAATGCGCTCAACCTGTTTCGAGTTGAAGTTCGAAATTCCAATACTTTTTGTCAGGCCCAATTCCACCAATTTTTCCATAGCCTTCCACGTATCCACGTAATCAACATCGGAGTAGGCGGTTTTTCCATTGGCATCACTTGGAAACAGCTCTCCACCTTCTTTGTATCCCATCGGCCAGTGAATCAAATACAGATCGATATAATCCAGGTTGAGATTTTTCAGAGTCGTCCGGCAGGCACCTTCCACCAGTTCCGGCCGGTGAAAGGTGTTCCACAGCTTACTCGTGATGAACAAATCCTCACTATATAACGGAAACGATAATGGTTTTGACTTAGAAAATAATTAGCAAGTTTTTGgcgttctcatatagaaaggttttgcaatcactgtgaaatccgatttttaaccgaggcccggtggcccgaatgtcacataccgttcgactcagctcaacgaactgagcaaatgtctctctgtaacaaaaatgtgcactcaattttctcggagatggctggaccgattttcacaaactcagattcaaatgaaaggtcttatggtcccatagggtgctattgaattttaccaggatcggacttccggttcgggagtaacggggtaaaatgtgcaaaaaaattaagaaaaagtgcactcgattttctcagagaccactcaATCGATattcttcaactaagatttaaatcgaAGGCCTTgttggttgctattgaatttcatctagatactacttccggttcaagaGTTATGGGGTATAATGTGCAAAGTGAACTAAAACGTGcaattgattttctcagagcatccaatttttataaacttggattcaaacagtttttttttactgatcACATACCGCTTGACAACTCCTTCCTTTATCTTGGCATTAACACCCTCGCCTACTTCGTGCTCGTTTTGATACACGTGGGCACCATCAATATGTCGATAGCCAACGTCAATGGCATCCTTTACGGCCTGAGCTACTTCTCCCGGTGGTgactaaaaataataaaataaaaacgattCTTATCAGTTCAACACGAGATAGTTCGAAACGGGTGAAAGTTAATGTAGATTACTAACACTAAACACATCATAAATTTATACAACTCTGACTGTCTCTGACTTAACGAATGGTGATGCTATTTCGATGTACTGTTTTGGATTATCAAATTCGGTAAGTTCCGGAGCTGAACTCAAATCAGAAAATTGAATGGCAATCGCATTTGTTTCAATTGTTAATCAACCatcaagagataatttagtgtgCATTATTCTAGATTACGTTCCATTTTGATTCGTTACATTTCCAGGCCGACCACTCCCAATAACTCATCACAGCGGAGCCCATGTTCGAATCCGATTAGAATACAATTATAACCTGTAGACGGCTATGCCACAACCCCATTTAATGTTAACTCTCATTTGTTAAAGCAGTCAGaatctctataaagtatgatcaACACCGACCGTACAATGTTCGAACTTCAACGGAGCTCTGTTCAATCGTTATGTCTTCATCACATCCTGGGTAGTTTGATTAGCAGAACGATTTCTCCGGATATGAAAAACGATCGAGTTTTGCCTTCTGAATTGAGTTTCTGCTGTTTTTGAGTAAACAAATGCTGTTTGGTGCAGAAACGTATTGATTTTTGAGATAATTCGGATGACTTTCACCTGAGCTATCATAAATTTACGTGCTGAATTTTCCGGTAGTTTTTGTTGAGCTTGGATTGCACGCTTATTAAACTGACAGATAATCTAAACAGACTTAATCACAGTTACTAGAAGTGAATTTATTGCTAGTTCTCTACAGATCAAATTGTATGAGCTACACAAAAAGAACTACACTAAAGTACTCAGTATGTTCATCTTCttaatttttattaattaaAGGGTGTACCGTTTAAAATTAAAtctataaatacaaaaatacgacAAATGCTTCAGCCTAACATGTAGCACGCCAGCGAAATGTTGCTCCAGACAGCAACTATCATATGAAGTGGGAAAAAACGGTTCGATGCTCTGGTAAATgtactttcaatggaagaaaatatccAAAACAGTTACTTGAAATCGGTTCGCTGTTGTCGAATTGTTGAATTTCGTCAATGTGAAATAATATTGAGAGCATTTTCCTCGAATGCGAAGCTTTTTATGCTGAATGTTCATGAAAGTAGTTGCCTCTTGTTCGGTTCGACTGTCTCACTAATAAAAATTGTTGTGATAATTATGCTCGCTCATGCATGGCAGAGGCTAGATGACAAACTATCCGACTGCAGAATTGGGCATGAATCCAAATAAATTGAAGCTGTCGTTAGCTGCGtaaaagcactttttttttaaatattcgcgTCGTTATACGTATTCACTGAATAAGGTGGAACCAACGAGAgcaaaattgtaaccaaaagaATCTTTACTAATTGGTTATTCAATCGGAATAATATACTAATCTTATACTCAAATGGAAGAATATACTAAACACTTCTTCAAGATCGATTTATTGATCCTAAAAATGATCGAGTTTATGAATTTCTTTGAAGTGTAACTAATTATATAGTTGTACTAGCTgtattacccggcgttgctcggaaatgtttcgtgaagggaaggccgaaaaaactctcgaagttgtcctgcttagtgaaatactcttgtagtgaaacataatttAGACGGCaactcgattgaacaatactccgttcatgttcagattgcgaatgatcagtgtctcatctcagatctcacaataatcataatttccatggtattctcgacaaattgggtcagttttatatttgaacccttttcttagaaacatttaaaacacctttctataAATACCTTTTTAGTagcctccgagtttcatatatatatatatatatatatatatatatatatatatatatatatatatatatatatatatatatatatatatatatatatatatatatatatatatatatatatatatatatatatatatatatatatatatatataaatacatatatatatatatatatatatatatatatatatatatatatatatatatatatatatatatatacatatatatatatatatatatatatatatatatatatatatatatatatatatatatatatatatatatatatatatatgtgtgtgcttgtaacgtacttccgtacttcctcatcacaatcgatctacaatacctttggcttccatggatacAATCACTTGCTCACTTgccctcctctttataaaaaaaattatgacatcatgaattgttcaaaattttccatctgataataatTATTCtataacgaaaggttgtttaacatcataactacattcgtactgtagaataaaattttgatataatttattttgccaaggctttaaccattttggccgTTCAACAGGAAGGAAAACTgatggaataacgattcagttaaaacaaatgttgttgtaaacttatttccattaccttgagtcgacagttttttcaatttacataataaaatgcacattggttgtatgatttcgtcaattcagatcaatgttgataaTACTTATTCCCCTtcccttgtgaatatttttgtgaacctcacttagttgctagaaatatactgtactcgtgaagaagtaccaatttgtcataaacccgatcaattttctcttacactttccatgttctgtgcacttactccactctctcaccctcaaaataaccttataatctattttgatttaacttcctttttgtcagtgaactttgaattccccggcaaaatggaaccagatcttttgaaattatttaaagaaaaatacgaccttgaaattcttgccactcttctgttttataaaaaatgggagattaaaatttattttcaaaaacccctccttctagtctaaatgttgattctcttcaaatttcgttatTGA includes:
- the LOC131440057 gene encoding aldo-keto reductase family 1 member B1-like, which produces SPPGEVAQAVKDAIDVGYRHIDGAHVYQNEHEVGEGVNAKIKEGVVKREDLFITSKLWNTFHRPELVEGACRTTLKNLNLDYIDLYLIHWPMGYKEGGELFPSDANGKTAYSDVDYVDTWKAMEKLVELGLTKSIGISNFNSKQVERILAIAKIKPVTNQVECHPYLAQSKLSAFCVSRDIVITAYSPLGSPNRPWAKAGDPLLMEDPKIVAIAKKYNKTPAQILIRYQIQRGHVVIPKSVTKARIQSNFDVFNFELTQDDLNLITSFDCNGRLVPISSAAGHPYHPFEKDEF